GGAATAAAGTGGCCTCATGTTCCGTTTCTTCACGCTTCCCTTATGGCACCACGTTGACGCATGCTAACGTTAAACAAGTGATGGCAGCGGAAAAGTATTTGCGTAGCTTAGGCTTCCCAACGGTACGGGTTCGTTATCATGATGATATTGCTCGGATTGAATTACCAGAAGCTCGGATTGGAGATTTCTTAGTCTTCAATGACCGTGTTAATCGCCAATTACAATCATTAGGTTTCCGATATGTTACCTTAGATTTAGGTGGCTTCCGGAGTGGTCATATGAATGACACGTTGACTAAGCAACAATTAGCTACGTTTGCAATCCAAAACTAAGTCATTAATTCACTGGGAGGGCGTTTGGATGAAAATCCAAACGCCTTTTTGCTGCTTCAAAATTGGCTGCGGTTAGTTGAGTTTATTTAATTAATAAACGATGCAATTATCACATAAAAAAATTAGCTGCTTGTTAGTAAACCTCAACGTAATTATATTGTTTTTACTTTAAAATTATAATTAGATATTAATTTCCCTTAAAACGGAATAATTTTAAATGAGAAGCAGTGGGGCGAAATAATGGCGGAAAATAGTAATAAAATAACGCTAACGGCGTTAGTTATGATGATCTTTACTACGGTTTTTGGCTTTGCCAATAGTACGGTGGCATTTTACTTGATGGGTTATGCGTCAATCTTATTCTACTTGTTAGCGGCGGTGCTATTCTTTATTCCGTTTGCCATGATGATGGCGGAATATGGTGCGGCGATTAAATCGGATAGTAGTGGGATGTATAAGTGGTTAGAAGTGAGTGTCAATGCGCGCTTTGCGTTTGTCGGCACCTTTATGTGGTTTGCTTCTTATATCATTTGGTTGGTTTCGACGTCAGCGAAAGTTTGGATTCCCTTTACCACAATGTTTTTTGGGAGTGATCAAACGCAAAAATTCGCCTTTTTAGGCTTGAATGCAACCCAAGTGATTGGTCTATTATCATGTCTGTGGATGGTTATTGTGACCCTGGTTTCCATTAAAGGGGTCAAAGGGATTGTCCGAATCACAAGTTTAGGTGGTTTAGCAGTGACCAGCTTGAACGCGATATTATTGGTCGTTTCAGGGGTCATTTTGGCGTTAAATCACGGTCATTTTGCCCAACCAATGACCCATCTGTTAGATTCGCCTAATCCTGGTTATCAGCAGCCAGTGGGATTGATGAGTTTTGCGGTGTTTGCTATTTTTGCGTACGGGGGCTTAGAAGTCCTTGGCGGGATGGTCGATAAGACGAAGAATCCAGAAAAAACTTTTCCACGTGGTATTATTATTTCGGCCATCGTGATTACACTTGGCTATGCGTTGGGGATTTTATGCTGGGGAATTAGTACGAACTGGCAAGCTGTCTTAGCTAACCCAACGACGAATATGGGTAATATTAGTTACGTGATGATGCGTAATTTAGGGCTAGTTTTAGGGCAGTCATTAGGATTGAGCCAAGCGACAAGTAATTTAATCGGCTTGTGGTTTGCGCGCTATACGGGGTTAGGCATGTTCTTAGCTTATTCTGGAGCGTTCTTTACGTTAACTTATTCGCCACTGAAAACGCTGATTCTTGGGACACCAAAGTCTTTATGGCCTAAAAAGTTTACAAAATTAAACGAAAACAAGATGCCTAGTTATGCGATGATGGTCCAATGCGCAATTGTTATTGTGATTATCTTAGTGGCTTCCTTTGCGACTAGTGATGCCTCAGCTTTTTATAATGTCTTAACGCTGATGGCCAACGTTTCAATGACCTTGCCATACTTGTTTTTACTCTATGCTTTTCCAAAGTTCAAACAAAATCATGCGATTCAAAAACCATTTGAAGTTTATAAATCACCGCGGCTAACGGTATTAATTAGTTGGGTCGTATTCGTTGTTGTTTTAGGTGCCAATATTTTCACGTTGATTCAACCAATCCTAGCTACGGGGAACTTTAAAAATACGATTTGGATGTTAGTCGGACCAGTTTTGTTTGGCCTGATTGGGATTATCTGGTATCAAGTGCACGTGCATCGTACCACCCGTCAAAATTAACCCAAACGTGCGTTCCCTTATGGGCAGAAAAGGGGTATAATAGAAGTTATCAATTAGTAGGAAAGGTGACTTTATCATGGAAGTTTCTGCCTTACAACAAGTCATTAAAACGAGTAACAAGATTGCGTTAAGTACGGCGTTAGATCATCAGGCTGATGTTAAAATCGTTAATTTTATTTGGTTGGCTGAACAACCAGATCGCTTATATTTTTCATCGGTCAAAGATAGTCCAGCACTAGCTATTTATGCGCAAAATCCTGACTTGGCGTTCATCTCGGTACCCAAGGATGGGACGCCGGGTAATCCCTATATGCGGGCGCAACATGTGCAGTTGCGGCCTTCTACAAAGACAATGACCGATTTGTTGCCTAGTTACCTTGCAACGGTGCCGAATTATCAAAAAGTTTGGGATTTAATCGGGTCTAAGTTAGTTGTCTTTGAACTCGTGCTCAAAGATGTCTATGTTGATCCGGGACTTGGACAACCCAAAGGGACGTTACATTTCAAGTAATGCTTTAAACGAATTGGCTGATAAATAAAATCATGATGCGCTGAATGACCGATTGAGTCGGGTTCAGCGCATTTTTTGTGTCCTTAGTTGCTAGTTTAATAACTAAAAAGCAGTATGGTTCCCCTCGCTGGCGGAAACCATACTGCTTTTTAGCTAAATATATTTGGAACGTAGGAGCTACCTGCTGGTAGTTGTAATCCTGATTTTCCTCGCACTACTGTACGATATCAAACCAATCACCCGAATTTTGCAATAATTGCCACAACTTATCAGGTAATTTCATATTGGCTAATTGAGAGATGTGTAATTGTTTTTCAATGTCGGCGGTTTCGCCGGTTTTAACTTTCTCAGCCCAATCAGGGTTGATGATTAGCCCATGCGCAATCGCAGCAAGATCTAAACCTTCAGCCAAGGCTTGCTCTGCCTGTGCTGGTGTATTTAATGAGCCGGCAGAAATCAATGGCACCCGGTGGTCGATGTGTTGAGCTAATGTTTCAAGATAAGTCGGATCGTCATTGGAACTGCCAATTGGTTTAGAGGTTAACACATTGTTCAATGTGACGTGAACATAATCGATATCTCGGTTAATCAACTCATCAATTAAGGCCAACGAATCATGTAACCGTAAGCCACCATCGAGATGTTCTTCAAGCGTAATACGATACCCTAAGATAAAGGGGTGTTTTGCATAGCGTGCAATGACTGATTTTATTTCGTCAACGACGGCTAATGCAAAACGCATTCGATTGGCAAGTGAACCGCCCCATTGATCTTGTCGTTTGTTATAGTATGGCGAGAGAAAGTTTTGGAACAAGAAACCAAACGCACCATGTAATTCAACGCCATCAAATCCAGCAGCAATTGCTCTTCTAGTCGTTTCACCAAATGATTTGATGATTGCCAAAATTTCTTTTTCAGTTAAAGCTCGTGGACTCAGAGCTTTGACAAAGGTACTTTCTTTGGTTGTGATCGTACTTGAACTTACGACATCTTTAGGATCTACTAAATCGGTGTTAGCTTTATTACCCGCATGCAACAGTTGTAAAATTGCTTTGGCACCACCACCTTTAGCAACAGTTGCGAGCCGTGTCAGACTTGGTAAAAACTTGTCATCATAGCCAGCAAATTCATCACTGAAGCCAATTGCATTTGCGGCGACTGGTGTTGATCCTGTGATGACTAGTCCTAAGCCGTTAACCCGACGACGATAATAAGCGATTTCTTGATCAGCAACTGTGCCATCGTCATTTCCAGACCACGTTGTCATCGGTGCCATGACCATTCGGTTGTTAAGTGTCAGTCCATTCTTAAAGGTAAATGGTGTCATAGTCTTTTCATATCTATTGGTTGTCATTTATAGCACTTCTTTCATAGTTGAATGGTTAATGTTCAGCCGTCTTAAATTTAGACATCTTCCAAAGTTCTTCAACATGATCATCATCCATTTCGCCAGTTTTGAACTTGGCAGTGTGATCCTCGAACGTATCGATCTTGTATTGAAGTAGCGCCTGAGTTCGTTTCATCTCAGTCAATTTTTGATTAAGGTCTTCCAGTTGTTCTTGTAAAATTGCTTTTTGAGCTGGTTCATTTTCGCCCCGTTGATTTAATCTGGCAAATTCAATCAATGCTTCCATCGATAAGCCAGCATCTTTTAAGCACTTGACCAAAAACAGCCAGTTCAAATCGTTTGGACGATAGTCGCGATAGCCATTCTTGTCACGTCTTATCGGCGGAATTACACCGATATTTTCGTAGTAACGCAGGGTATCAGTTGAGAAACCAATTAAGTTTGAAACTTCTTTTCTATTCATCGAAACTCACCGGCTTTCCTAATTTATGTATTTATTGTAAACCCTGTACCTAACTCCCTAGCAAGGAGAAATTTTAAACTTTTTTGTGTAACTCAACCGGAAAGTCAATAACCGAAGTGTTCTTGGGGTAAATCAATGTCCTTAATTTAATGATTTGGCGATTAAAAAAGAGCTTGGGTTTTTAATCCCAAACTCTTGGTCGTGATTAGAGACGACTGTTATAAATTAAGAAACTAATATAGCATTGATCACCATCGGGTAAATCATAACCAGTGTTGAGGTTACTACCGTCATTTTCATGTAAAACGACGAATTCACCAGAACCGTAATCTTGATCATTTAAATATTGAACGAGTAGTTCGTCGCATTCAGCCAAAGTTTTACCCGTAACCACGCGTCGATTCCACCCACGATGAACGGCACCATTTGGGTTAATCAAATTCTCCAACTCCTTATTATTATAAAGTCATCAATCGCACAATTTACCGCGAAAATTTTCGTGGGATTGTGTCACTTTGATGGACAGTGTTGAATCCGCTTGATAACTAAGATTATTGTCAGATTAATGCACTATTACCAATAACCAGAGCCTTAGTTAATCATAGCAAAGTTTAGCTCAGTTAACCAGTTGACGGTAACGCTTACAACCGGTACACTGAAAATATATACACTAGGGGTGTCCATAACTGGGCTGAGACAGTGCCGATGCGCTGATCCCTTTGAACCTGTAAGTTCAAACTTGCGTAGGGAAAGTGTCACAGCTAATGAGTTAATGAGTTACTAACTAGCGGTCCCGGGTTCAATGAAAGTTGAAGCGGCCGTTTTTTGTGTTGCAGTCAGTTAACTATCAATGTGAGGGGGAAATGAAATGGATTTAACTTTACTGGAAAAACTCCGACAACGACAGCCGATTGTCCTTAATTTGGCTAATTTCGTTACGGTTCAGGATGTTGCTAATGGATTAAAGGCACTGGGCGCTTCACCGATTATGTCGGCAGAAGTTCAAGAGGCTGAAGCATTAGTTGAAATTGCGGGAGCGGTTTGTCTTAATCTAGGGACCATAAATAGTCTACAAGTTGAGCAAATGCAAGTGGTGGGTCGGTTAGCTAATGAACGACATAAACCAATTGTATTTGATCCGGTAGCGGTTGGGGCTGTTCCTTATCGAAAACGGGTGGCGTTAGCCCTGTTAGAACAGATCCAAGTCACTGTGATTCGAGGTAATGCTGGCGAAATTGCAGCCCTGGCTGACTTTGATTGGCAGTCGCAAGGGATTGATGCTGGAACTGGGACCGGCAATCTAGTTGAAATTGCTAAGGCTTGTGCGCTGAAATATAATTGCTTGGTGTTACTATCTGGGGCCACTGATATTATTACGGATGGTCACCGCATGACAATGTTAACTAATGGGACACCGCTATTACAATTACACGTTGGGTCTGGCGATCTGCTATCAAGTGTGGTGGCGGCCTTATTAGCGATTAGTCCCAGTGATTATTTTGAAGCGACCCAGGTCGCT
This region of Lactobacillus sp. CBA3605 genomic DNA includes:
- a CDS encoding NADH-dependent flavin oxidoreductase — translated: MTTNRYEKTMTPFTFKNGLTLNNRMVMAPMTTWSGNDDGTVADQEIAYYRRRVNGLGLVITGSTPVAANAIGFSDEFAGYDDKFLPSLTRLATVAKGGGAKAILQLLHAGNKANTDLVDPKDVVSSSTITTKESTFVKALSPRALTEKEILAIIKSFGETTRRAIAAGFDGVELHGAFGFLFQNFLSPYYNKRQDQWGGSLANRMRFALAVVDEIKSVIARYAKHPFILGYRITLEEHLDGGLRLHDSLALIDELINRDIDYVHVTLNNVLTSKPIGSSNDDPTYLETLAQHIDHRVPLISAGSLNTPAQAEQALAEGLDLAAIAHGLIINPDWAEKVKTGETADIEKQLHISQLANMKLPDKLWQLLQNSGDWFDIVQ
- a CDS encoding MerR family transcriptional regulator; its protein translation is MNRKEVSNLIGFSTDTLRYYENIGVIPPIRRDKNGYRDYRPNDLNWLFLVKCLKDAGLSMEALIEFARLNQRGENEPAQKAILQEQLEDLNQKLTEMKRTQALLQYKIDTFEDHTAKFKTGEMDDDHVEELWKMSKFKTAEH
- the thiM gene encoding hydroxyethylthiazole kinase: MDLTLLEKLRQRQPIVLNLANFVTVQDVANGLKALGASPIMSAEVQEAEALVEIAGAVCLNLGTINSLQVEQMQVVGRLANERHKPIVFDPVAVGAVPYRKRVALALLEQIQVTVIRGNAGEIAALADFDWQSQGIDAGTGTGNLVEIAKACALKYNCLVLLSGATDIITDGHRMTMLTNGTPLLQLHVGSGDLLSSVVAALLAISPSDYFEATQVAGLVLGATGELVAKQLTSDRPGSFGTALIDKLHLVTIAEIEHLTKKE
- a CDS encoding pyridoxamine 5'-phosphate oxidase, with protein sequence MEVSALQQVIKTSNKIALSTALDHQADVKIVNFIWLAEQPDRLYFSSVKDSPALAIYAQNPDLAFISVPKDGTPGNPYMRAQHVQLRPSTKTMTDLLPSYLATVPNYQKVWDLIGSKLVVFELVLKDVYVDPGLGQPKGTLHFK
- the yjeM gene encoding glutamate/gamma-aminobutyrate family transporter YjeM, which produces MAENSNKITLTALVMMIFTTVFGFANSTVAFYLMGYASILFYLLAAVLFFIPFAMMMAEYGAAIKSDSSGMYKWLEVSVNARFAFVGTFMWFASYIIWLVSTSAKVWIPFTTMFFGSDQTQKFAFLGLNATQVIGLLSCLWMVIVTLVSIKGVKGIVRITSLGGLAVTSLNAILLVVSGVILALNHGHFAQPMTHLLDSPNPGYQQPVGLMSFAVFAIFAYGGLEVLGGMVDKTKNPEKTFPRGIIISAIVITLGYALGILCWGISTNWQAVLANPTTNMGNISYVMMRNLGLVLGQSLGLSQATSNLIGLWFARYTGLGMFLAYSGAFFTLTYSPLKTLILGTPKSLWPKKFTKLNENKMPSYAMMVQCAIVIVIILVASFATSDASAFYNVLTLMANVSMTLPYLFLLYAFPKFKQNHAIQKPFEVYKSPRLTVLISWVVFVVVLGANIFTLIQPILATGNFKNTIWMLVGPVLFGLIGIIWYQVHVHRTTRQN